The following nucleotide sequence is from Zea mays cultivar B73 chromosome 1, Zm-B73-REFERENCE-NAM-5.0, whole genome shotgun sequence.
TTTGACAAGACTCCTATTGGGAGTGTTTCTGCACCAGGTCTCTTCTTATCTGAATTAGAATGTGCTCGCGCTCTTCGGGCATACTTGTGTTCTAGGTTCATTGAATTGGACAGGTACATAATTTTCAATTTCTTTGACTTGGCATATTTTTTAATTCTTTTTTATTCTGATTGAACAACATCGTGGCAATGGTATTGATACTATTAAGTTTTATTCAATCTTTGCACCCAAATATTTAGCATTGAATAGAAGCGAAAGCAAAATAGCTATACACATGACTGAACTTTGAGTTGTAGCTTCTATAGAACATTGCCTTGAGCATCCACTTTCCTTCTGTCAGCTCCAACAGCAGGCTGTGCCAGACATTCAAAAGTCAAAAACAGCAAGTTTACATAAAAGAGAAAAACAGAAAATTGAAATACTAGAATTCCCATTATTATGGCTGAGAGAGGGTGGTCAAGTTGCATATTATGTAATTTTGTATCTCATTGTTCCCATATAGTACCTTCAATTCAATGGTCAAGTTTCATATATATTATGTAATTTATATCTCATTTATACAAATAACATTTGTTTCTATTTGTTGTATGCTCAATCTTTTCTTATGTAGAAATATAATTGACTTTGGTGAACATCGCGCCAATTGTTGTGACATACAACAATCTTTTGCTCATGGCGCATGTCTCGACAacgtgtttatgcaatgtttcattGAGTGTGTCCGCGATGACTGGTCTAAACATATTCCTCCACTCAATGCTCACCAGCTCATTCTAGATGTTAATGTTGGTGTATGACTTCTACATTTACACCTCTTTTTTAAATGCATATCTTTAATGGAAATTACATAATACTTCTCTATCCTATTAGGCTATATTGAACTTTGAGGAGCAGGAGCAACATAGTAAGTCTCCTCGTCCATTTGACCCTTCAGTTTTGGAGAGTTACCTATTGAAGACACTGCCTTCTTTCAAGCAGCTGGATGACTACAAATCAGTTAATTTCTGTTCCTTCACCCTCCACACTCTCACCTCATTTTGCTGCATTTAAATTTTAATCCAATCATCCATATCAACCTTAGTGTATTAAACATTTGTTATTTCCATTTTGTGTGCATGTAGATAATGGTACCCATGCTACGATCTGGACATTGGACATTGTATGTTGTTAATCTTCAGATTGGACGCATACATGTGTTAGATTCCAACCCTTATGGACCAGAGATGGGTGGGACTATCTGGAAAAATTACCATTGTATACCTATGGATTTGGGTGATAGGAAGGTTTCATGGGCCAGGTTAATGATGAGTAGGCTCAATCTAGCTATTCAAAATGCTCGACCAAGATCGGCTCTCCCTGCTTTTTTGAAGTACCCTATTGAACTCATGAATAACTGCCCAACAATGAAATTGGGGTCTAATGATTGTGGATTCTTTGTCATGAGATATATGCAGAACTACGACTACATGGTTGGAGCTATGAATGCAGTCATTGATCCGGTACATAATACATAGATAGTTTTTTTGTTGTTATGACATAATGTATGTACAGTTATGTCTAACTCACCTTTCCTTATATTTGTTTGCAGGATAATTCAGAGGACATTCGCTCTCTTGTACTGCATTACCTAATATTCCATCGACTAAATAGAAACAGCTTCGTGGTCTCCCATCTGGACAGATTCAAGTTCTTTCAGTAGTAGCCTAGTATAGTTTACTATCTTAATATTAGTATGAACATCATGGTCTGATGGCTTTTGGTGGCTTCAAGTTATCTCAGTTCTAGCTTAGTTTAGGGTAGTGTCACTGAATGGTGTTCATGTAAATATTGGTCTGTTGGCTTATGTTAGGATTCAGATAATACTTATGTCCATATGCAGCTCTTAGCAAACTCTTATATATATCGTACCAGATATGTTTTAGATGGTTATATTTATATATGATAGTTCTGCACTTTATCATTTGTCTTATGGTTTTTATATCTTATTCAGTGATGTTCTTCATTTATATGCTTTCTTTCTAAGTTCATTTATTCAGTTTTTCAGTTATTCTCTGGATTGATTATGCAAAAACCTGATACTGTTTATGCATATTACTGAACAAGTTTATGTTTTTTTGTATACTTATTTACTTTATGCGCCTGTTTATCCAGCTTCATTGTGCTGCTTATCTTTGATCAGTTCTGTTCAATATTTTCAATAATTCCTTGTATTGACTATGCAAAAAAACCGATAATGTTTACGTATATAAATGAACAGGTTTACCTTGTTTTATGTACTTATTTACTGAATGCGCCTATCTTTGTTTATCCAGTGTTAATGTGCTGCCTATATTTGTTCAGTTATGCATAAATCTGATGCTGTTTATGCATATAACTGAACATGTTTACGCTTATTCATTTAGTATTTTTGTTTGGCGCAAGCCCCTACATATTGACTTCATTTCGCCGGATATTTGATTCTTTCAACATAAATATTGTACGAGATGCAGTGAATATATGATTATATAGCCAAACAAACCCATCAGTAGCATAGCTCATAACAAATAATTACGTCGCATTAATAGATATAATCCATACAGTGAGCTTTTAACGTAAATATTCATAATCATCAAATAGTatcatgatcataacatttcaataTCATCCATTATTTATGTATAAATGTTTTACAATTCTGCCAAATTATCGTCATCCGAACCATGTTCTTCAGAATCAGTATGTTTATGTTTTTTTGATGTGGATGTCTCATTCCACTGTGGGGCCATTGTTGAATTTTTGTTTCTAGACCCAGGTGGTCGTCCTCTTTTTCTATCGGCAAGGCTAGCCAATTTAACCCTATTTTCCTCTACAGACAAGCAGGTTCGACTGTTGTGTCCATCAGCAATGCCACATTTTTGGCACTTTCgagtcttcttcttttctcctttcGCACCCAGTTTTAGAACTCTTTGTTCACTAGTTTTTATTGTCCTTCCCTTTGGCTTGCATTAATTGGACGCAATAAGCTTATGCCATCTACATCATATTCCAGTCTCTACATGCCATACAAAGAAGTATTTATAGGTACATATGTTATGATGCCAAATTATAAATAGTTACTACCATTAAATATACATAATATCTGCAATGTAATAAATTTAGATTTCATACCTTTCTAACATCCCCATATTGTGTTCCTTCACAATCATCATTTCCAACAAGCGTCATTTGCAGTTCAGATTGATGATGTGCATCAATATTTAAGCCTCCATCCTACTCATTAGTGCATTATAGTCAATATTACAAATAATGTATAAATCATCCCATTTGTTTGCACTATACATAAATTACATTGTTTTTTTGCCATAATATTACCTGTTGTCGTGAATGTACTGCCACATGCTCCTCGTTATCACATTGCGATACATGTTCATCTTCAGCGTTTCCAACATCATCCTCTTCGCCCTGCAACGTTTAATTTTTACAATTAGCAATAATTAAGTTTTGAATAAAATTTTCAACACTTTTATATAAAAGAACACCCACATGGTTGCCCTCTCCAGTAGTTGCACCACCAGCATCTTCACATCCTATATCTGGCTCTAAACGCCCAAGCATCTCCAACAGTTCATCCATTGTGTCCAAAGCCTTATCACTCCCTGCCTTTGACATACTAGCTTGGTTTACTACCTTCATTGCCTTTTTAAGCAACATTTTTTGCCTATATGATTTTGTTTCTCCATCTTTTCCACTCATTTTCCTGTCATCTCTTGAAAATTCCACATCTTGCTTAGCTGAGTATGTGTAACGCTGTAGAATGTATTCCTTAGGTATCCTCTCTAGT
It contains:
- the LOC103645298 gene encoding uncharacterized protein isoform X2, with translation MADPTNTPSDGDPPQHRKTGVAAAAKNIAMPNVDDDDDFEPPKKKCNISMDAPNKTQLYYLDHLHHAAAPNNKNGTPRIKYFNKNIIRALSMADKRKPRQGGEPFGVCPFRSSSETCYVSKSPTTCQIEFPMRPETFDEDPNQHDRLPNIIIQLPLMQDLMANKIQMLPVHQRQKFQATLIDYDLEVGKIFASIKQCLNTIGTKQSNLAATFGELIDEVLRADESVTPNTTVVGGTVENDSGPVFDKTPIGSVSAPGLFLSELECARALRAYLCSRFIELDRNIIDFGEHRANCCDIQQSFAHGACLDNVFMQCFIECVRDDWSKHIPPLNAHQLILDVNVGAILNFEEQEQHSKSPRPFDPSVLESYLLKTLPSFKQLDDYKSIMVPMLRSGHWTLYVVNLQIGRIHVLDSNPYGPEMGGTIWKNYHCIPMDLGDRKVSWARLMMSRLNLAIQNARPRSALPAFLKYPIELMNNCPTMKLGSNDCGFFVMRYMQNYDYMVGAMNAVIDPDNSEDIRSLVLHYLIFHRLNRNSFVVSHLDRFKFFQ
- the LOC103645298 gene encoding uncharacterized protein isoform X1; this encodes MRKTLQIRLLMVILRSIERRVLQLLLKTLLCLMWMMMMTLSHPKRSAISQWMPQIRRSDLCEAAQRWHNRSINNVSATIYGCSIIVLLYYLDHLHHAAAPNNKNGTPRIKYFNKNIIRALSMADKRKPRQGGEPFGVCPFRSSSETCYVSKSPTTCQIEFPMRPETFDEDPNQHDRLPNIIIQLPLMQDLMANKIQMLPVHQRQKFQATLIDYDLEVGKIFASIKQCLNTIGTKQSNLAATFGELIDEVLRADESVTPNTTVVGGTVENDSGPVFDKTPIGSVSAPGLFLSELECARALRAYLCSRFIELDRNIIDFGEHRANCCDIQQSFAHGACLDNVFMQCFIECVRDDWSKHIPPLNAHQLILDVNVGAILNFEEQEQHSKSPRPFDPSVLESYLLKTLPSFKQLDDYKSIMVPMLRSGHWTLYVVNLQIGRIHVLDSNPYGPEMGGTIWKNYHCIPMDLGDRKVSWARLMMSRLNLAIQNARPRSALPAFLKYPIELMNNCPTMKLGSNDCGFFVMRYMQNYDYMVGAMNAVIDPDNSEDIRSLVLHYLIFHRLNRNSFVVSHLDRFKFFQ